Proteins encoded by one window of Candidatus Methylomirabilota bacterium:
- a CDS encoding RecX family transcriptional regulator, giving the protein MLAVRGFARTESQVAIDRLQEEGYLNDRRFATAWARSRLQTKPMGPHRLSKELETKGVEAQLVREILEEVYEEGEEPAARRAMAGKLSALGRLSAPSRTLSVARFLHRRGFSADIIWRLLHDEQQE; this is encoded by the coding sequence GTGCTGGCGGTTAGAGGATTTGCGAGGACTGAGTCACAGGTAGCGATCGATCGGTTGCAGGAGGAAGGATACCTGAACGACCGACGATTCGCGACCGCCTGGGCCAGGAGCCGCCTGCAGACCAAACCGATGGGGCCGCATCGCCTCAGCAAGGAACTCGAAACCAAGGGAGTTGAGGCGCAACTCGTGCGCGAGATCCTGGAAGAGGTCTACGAAGAGGGAGAAGAGCCGGCGGCCCGCCGGGCTATGGCAGGTAAGCTTTCGGCGCTTGGGCGTCTGTCGGCTCCATCTCGAACCCTTTCGGTGGCGCGGTTTCTTCACCGAAGAGGATTTTCAGCCGACATCATCTGGCGGCTGCTTCACGACGAGCAACAGGAGTAG
- a CDS encoding type IV pilus twitching motility protein PilT, which produces MPFDLDGLLRLAIERRASDLHLKVGAPPVLRIDHQLVPVQDRPYLTEADLDTTVGLVATEPQRQRFSQYRELDVSYGVAGLGRFRTNLFQQRGMVGVTFRVIPLKIEAIEELNLPPIIGKLAMEPRGMVLVTGTAGSGKSTTLAAMIGHINSNRTGHIVTIEDPIEFLHPDNRCLINQREVGIDTESFAVALRSALRQDPDVILVGEMRDFDTISTAIVAAETGHLVLSTLHTIDAAETVNRIIAIFPPYQQEQVRLQLASLLRGIISMRLIPRADGRGRVPAVEVMVATATIRECIADSDKTRNIPEVIAAGTSEYGMQTFDQSLMSLYQQGLVSYEEALRWSSNPNDFALKIRGIESGVDQPWTSERKGGFRERKLH; this is translated from the coding sequence ATGCCTTTCGACCTTGATGGGCTGCTGAGACTGGCCATCGAGCGACGCGCCTCTGATCTCCACCTGAAAGTCGGCGCCCCGCCTGTCCTACGGATCGATCATCAGCTCGTTCCAGTGCAGGACCGACCCTACCTGACCGAAGCCGATCTCGATACGACGGTCGGCCTTGTGGCGACGGAGCCGCAGCGACAGCGGTTTTCGCAATATCGGGAACTCGACGTCAGCTACGGCGTTGCCGGGCTGGGACGGTTTCGGACCAACCTCTTTCAGCAACGGGGAATGGTGGGGGTTACCTTTCGGGTCATCCCGCTCAAAATCGAAGCGATTGAAGAGCTGAATCTCCCGCCAATCATCGGGAAACTGGCGATGGAGCCCAGGGGGATGGTGTTGGTTACCGGCACCGCAGGAAGCGGGAAATCGACAACCCTGGCAGCGATGATCGGTCATATCAACAGCAATAGAACCGGCCACATCGTAACCATCGAGGACCCAATCGAGTTCCTCCACCCGGACAATCGGTGCTTGATCAACCAGCGGGAAGTCGGGATTGATACGGAGTCGTTCGCCGTCGCACTGCGCAGCGCACTTCGCCAGGATCCGGATGTGATCCTGGTGGGAGAGATGCGCGACTTCGATACAATCAGCACGGCTATTGTGGCTGCCGAGACAGGCCACCTGGTCTTGAGCACCTTGCACACCATCGATGCCGCCGAAACGGTCAACCGCATCATCGCGATCTTTCCGCCCTACCAGCAGGAGCAGGTCCGGTTGCAACTCGCGTCGCTGCTTCGTGGTATCATCTCGATGCGCCTCATTCCACGGGCCGACGGCAGGGGCCGCGTACCGGCAGTCGAAGTTATGGTTGCAACCGCCACCATTCGGGAATGCATCGCTGACTCCGACAAGACCAGAAACATTCCGGAGGTCATCGCAGCCGGGACATCAGAATATGGGATGCAGACCTTCGATCAATCGCTCATGAGTCTGTACCAGCAAGGTCTGGTGAGCTACGAGGAGGCGCTGAGGTGGAGCAGCAACCCCAACGACTTCGCTCTCAAGATTCGAGGGATCGAGAGCGGGGTGGACCAACCCTGGACCTCGGAACGAAAGGGAGGCTTTCGCGAACGGAAGCTTCACTGA
- the recA gene encoding recombinase RecA, whose product MAERTAERGDGKERERALDLAIAQIEKLYGKGAIMRMGSSGALVPIAAIPTGSLELDAALGVGGVPRGRVIEIFGPESSGKTTLALHIIAEAQRMGGSAAFVDAEHALDAAYARSLGVSIDDVLISQPDTGEQALEITEVLVRSGAIDVVVIDSVAALVPRAEIDGEMGEPTMGLQARLMSQALRKLTAAISKSKTCVIFINQLREKIGVMFGNPETTTGGRALKFYSSVRLDIRRISSIKEGEDVVGSRVKVKVVKNKVAPPFKEAEFDLIYGEGISRTGGLLDLGVEHKIIEKSGSWFSYAGERIGQGRENAKRFLKENSALCDEIEGKVRAALGMTGAGEAAAISQAR is encoded by the coding sequence ATGGCGGAGAGGACAGCGGAACGGGGGGACGGGAAAGAGCGGGAACGCGCGCTGGATCTGGCAATCGCCCAGATTGAAAAATTATACGGTAAAGGTGCCATCATGAGAATGGGCAGTTCCGGTGCGCTCGTGCCCATTGCGGCTATTCCCACCGGCTCGCTGGAACTGGACGCTGCGCTGGGAGTAGGGGGAGTGCCACGGGGCCGCGTCATCGAGATCTTTGGGCCGGAGTCTTCCGGAAAGACAACATTAGCGCTGCACATCATCGCCGAGGCGCAGCGAATGGGTGGCTCCGCCGCTTTCGTAGATGCCGAACACGCGCTGGACGCCGCCTATGCCCGATCCCTGGGGGTAAGCATCGATGACGTACTGATCTCCCAACCGGATACGGGGGAGCAAGCCCTCGAGATTACCGAGGTCCTGGTTCGGAGCGGAGCCATCGATGTCGTTGTAATCGACTCGGTCGCCGCCCTCGTGCCTCGGGCCGAGATCGACGGCGAGATGGGTGAACCGACGATGGGCCTTCAGGCCCGACTGATGTCTCAGGCGCTCCGGAAGCTCACGGCGGCTATCAGTAAGTCCAAGACCTGCGTGATTTTCATCAATCAACTTCGAGAGAAGATCGGGGTTATGTTCGGCAATCCCGAGACCACGACCGGGGGCCGGGCCCTGAAGTTTTATTCGTCGGTCCGGCTTGACATCAGGAGGATCTCAAGCATCAAAGAAGGGGAGGATGTGGTAGGGTCGCGTGTGAAGGTCAAGGTGGTCAAGAATAAGGTCGCCCCTCCTTTCAAAGAGGCGGAGTTCGACCTGATTTACGGTGAGGGGATCTCTCGGACCGGAGGCCTGTTGGATCTTGGTGTCGAACACAAGATTATTGAAAAGAGCGGCTCCTGGTTCTCTTATGCCGGAGAGCGGATCGGCCAGGGACGGGAGAACGCCAAACGCTTTTTGAAGGAGAACTCCGCCCTCTGCGACGAAATCGAAGGAAAGGTGCGTGCGGCCTTAGGGATGACCGGCGCCGGCGAGGCGGCAGCAATATCGCAGGCGCGTTGA